A genomic segment from Paraburkholderia hayleyella encodes:
- the ppsA gene encoding phosphoenolpyruvate synthase → MTQSNTFAKDQAYVVPFEQLRMTDVEIVGGKNASLGEMISQLAEAGVRVPTGFATTALAFRDFLAHNNLAERIAQRLEKLDIDDVKALAEAGKDIRQWIIGAPLQPRLENEIRAGFEILQKSSPEELSFAVRSSATAEDLPDASFAGQQESYLNVVGIDDVLDRMKHVFASLYNDRAISYRVHKGFTHAEVALSAGVQRMVRSDVGAAGVMFTLDTESGFREAVFITSSYGLGETVVQGAVNPDEFYVFKTTLAQGKYPIIRRSIGSKLVRMEFTGQGEPGRVKTVDVPHEQRNRFSITDDDVIELAKYAVIIERHYQRPMDIEWGKDGRDGKIFILQARPETVKSQAAGKAEQRFKLKGQSQVIATGRAIGQKIGAGPVRVIHDPSEMDRVQPGDVLVADMTDPNWEPVMKRAAAIVTNRGGRTCHAAIIARELGVPAVVGCGDATDLLKDGALVTVSCAEGDEGKIYDGLLETEVTDVQRGELPPIPVKIMMNVGNPQLAFDFSQLPNGGVGLARLEFIINNNIGVHPRAILEYPNIAQDLKKAVESVARGHASPRAFYVDKLTEGIATIAAAFYPKPVIVRLSDFKSNEYKKLIGGSRYEPDEENPMLGFRGASRYISDDFAQAFEMECIALKRVREEMGLDNVEIMVPFVRTLKQAERVVGLLAKFGLKRGDNGLRLIMMCEVPSNAILAEEFLQYFDGFSIGSNDLTQLTLGLDRDSGMELLAVDFDERDAAVKFLLQRAISTCLRLNKYVGICGQGPSDHPDFAQWLTQEGIASISLNPDTIIDTWQALAHSNARPAVA, encoded by the coding sequence GCTACCACCGCGCTGGCGTTCCGCGATTTCCTCGCGCACAACAACCTGGCCGAACGGATTGCGCAGCGTCTTGAAAAGCTCGATATCGACGACGTCAAGGCGCTCGCCGAAGCGGGCAAGGACATTCGCCAGTGGATCATTGGCGCGCCGCTACAGCCGCGCCTGGAAAACGAGATTCGCGCAGGTTTTGAGATATTGCAAAAAAGCTCCCCAGAGGAGCTTTCATTTGCCGTGCGCTCGTCTGCCACGGCGGAAGATTTGCCTGATGCGTCCTTCGCCGGGCAACAGGAAAGCTATCTGAACGTGGTCGGGATCGACGACGTGCTGGATCGCATGAAGCATGTGTTTGCCTCGCTGTATAACGACCGCGCGATTTCCTACCGGGTGCACAAGGGCTTCACGCATGCTGAAGTCGCGCTGTCGGCGGGTGTGCAGCGCATGGTGCGCTCGGACGTGGGTGCCGCAGGCGTCATGTTTACGCTCGATACCGAGTCGGGTTTCCGCGAAGCGGTGTTCATCACCTCAAGCTATGGCCTGGGCGAAACCGTGGTGCAGGGGGCGGTGAACCCGGATGAGTTCTACGTCTTCAAGACAACACTGGCGCAAGGCAAATATCCGATTATTCGCCGCTCGATCGGCTCCAAACTGGTGCGCATGGAGTTCACTGGCCAGGGCGAGCCTGGCCGGGTGAAAACCGTCGATGTGCCCCACGAGCAGCGCAACCGCTTTTCGATCACCGATGACGACGTGATCGAACTGGCAAAGTACGCCGTCATCATCGAGCGCCACTATCAGCGGCCGATGGATATCGAATGGGGCAAGGATGGCCGTGATGGCAAAATTTTCATCTTGCAGGCACGTCCCGAAACCGTGAAAAGCCAGGCGGCGGGCAAGGCCGAGCAGCGCTTCAAGCTCAAGGGGCAGTCGCAAGTCATCGCCACGGGCCGCGCGATTGGGCAAAAAATTGGCGCGGGGCCGGTGCGGGTGATTCACGATCCGTCTGAAATGGACCGCGTGCAGCCCGGTGACGTGCTGGTGGCCGACATGACCGATCCAAACTGGGAACCCGTGATGAAGCGCGCCGCGGCGATTGTCACGAACCGGGGTGGCCGGACTTGTCACGCGGCCATCATTGCGCGTGAACTGGGTGTGCCAGCGGTGGTGGGCTGCGGCGATGCGACCGATCTGCTGAAAGACGGCGCGCTGGTGACGGTGTCGTGCGCCGAGGGTGACGAAGGCAAGATTTACGATGGTCTGCTTGAAACCGAGGTCACCGACGTGCAGCGCGGCGAGTTGCCGCCCATTCCCGTGAAAATCATGATGAACGTGGGCAATCCCCAGCTAGCGTTCGATTTCTCGCAGTTGCCAAACGGCGGTGTGGGTCTCGCGCGGCTCGAGTTCATCATCAACAACAACATTGGGGTTCATCCGCGCGCCATTCTCGAGTACCCGAATATCGCCCAGGATCTGAAAAAAGCCGTCGAGAGCGTCGCGCGTGGCCACGCCTCGCCGCGCGCGTTTTACGTTGACAAGCTGACGGAAGGTATTGCCACGATTGCGGCGGCGTTTTATCCGAAGCCCGTGATCGTGCGTCTGTCGGATTTCAAATCGAACGAATACAAGAAGCTGATCGGCGGCTCGCGCTATGAGCCGGATGAAGAAAACCCGATGCTCGGCTTCCGTGGTGCATCACGTTATATTTCGGACGATTTTGCCCAGGCGTTCGAAATGGAATGTATCGCGCTCAAGCGCGTGCGCGAAGAGATGGGGCTCGATAACGTCGAAATCATGGTGCCGTTCGTGCGGACCCTGAAGCAGGCGGAGCGTGTGGTGGGCTTGCTGGCAAAGTTCGGCTTAAAGCGTGGCGACAACGGGCTGCGCCTGATCATGATGTGCGAAGTCCCCTCGAACGCGATCCTCGCCGAAGAGTTCCTGCAGTACTTCGACGGTTTTTCGATTGGTTCGAACGATCTGACGCAGCTTACGCTGGGTCTTGACCGCGATTCGGGCATGGAGCTGCTCGCGGTGGACTTTGACGAGCGTGATGCGGCGGTCAAGTTCTTGCTGCAACGTGCGATTTCGACCTGCTTGCGGCTGAACAAGTACGTTGGCATTTGCGGCCAGGGCCCGTCCGATCATCCTGACTTTGCGCAGTGGCTGACGCAGGAGGGCATCGCGTCGATCTCGCTCAATCCCGACACGATCATCGATACCTGGCAAGCCCTGGCTCATTCGAACGCGAGACCGGCAGTGGCTTGA
- a CDS encoding NfeD family protein, which produces MMSGGLFWWIGAGMLIVLELFSGTLYLLMVALGFIAAAFAHWAGGSIALQFALAGGVALVAMLLLNRSRLGRKASGDATHNPDMNLDIGQTLDIPAWRERRTRTAYRGAAWDVELEPGEPEDAGLYEIVALRGNCLVVVAHRPRG; this is translated from the coding sequence GTGATGTCTGGTGGATTGTTCTGGTGGATCGGGGCGGGCATGCTGATCGTGCTGGAGTTGTTTAGCGGGACGTTGTATTTGCTGATGGTTGCCCTCGGTTTTATTGCTGCCGCGTTTGCTCACTGGGCGGGTGGCAGTATCGCGTTGCAGTTTGCGCTGGCCGGGGGCGTGGCACTTGTCGCCATGCTGCTGTTGAACCGCTCCAGGCTTGGCCGTAAGGCTTCAGGGGACGCCACGCACAATCCTGATATGAATCTCGATATCGGGCAAACACTCGATATCCCGGCATGGCGCGAGCGGCGCACGCGAACGGCGTACCGCGGCGCGGCCTGGGATGTCGAGCTCGAGCCTGGCGAGCCTGAGGATGCAGGTCTTTACGAGATCGTCGCGTTACGCGGCAACTGTCTTGTCGTCGTGGCGCACAGGCCGCGCGGTTGA
- a CDS encoding SPFH domain-containing protein: protein MITAVVFVVIVAVIAQSIKIVPQQHAWVLERFGRYRRTLAPGLNFVVPFMDRVAYKHVLKETPLDVPSQVCITRDNTQLQVDGVLYFQVTDPMKASYGSSDFMFAITQLSQTTLRSVIGKLELDKTFEERDFINHSIVSSLDEAALNWGVKVLRYEIKDLTPPKEILHAMQAQITAEREKRALIAASEGRKQEQINIASGGREAAIQKSEGERQAAINQAQGQASAILAVAEANAQAIQKIAAAIQSTGGMEAVNLKVAEQYVSAFGNLAKQGTTLIVPGNLADMSTMIASALTIVNKNKGADLPLNR, encoded by the coding sequence GTGATTACAGCAGTGGTGTTTGTTGTCATCGTCGCGGTGATCGCGCAAAGCATCAAGATCGTGCCGCAGCAGCATGCATGGGTGCTCGAGCGCTTTGGCCGTTATCGCCGGACGCTCGCGCCGGGCTTGAATTTTGTCGTTCCGTTCATGGACCGGGTGGCCTACAAGCATGTTCTGAAAGAAACACCGCTCGATGTACCAAGCCAGGTGTGTATTACCCGCGATAACACGCAGTTGCAGGTGGATGGCGTGCTGTATTTTCAGGTGACTGACCCAATGAAGGCGTCGTATGGCTCGAGCGATTTCATGTTCGCTATTACCCAGCTATCGCAAACGACCCTGCGCTCGGTCATTGGCAAGCTCGAACTCGACAAGACGTTTGAGGAACGTGATTTCATCAACCACAGCATTGTGTCGTCGCTCGACGAAGCCGCACTGAACTGGGGCGTCAAAGTGTTGCGTTACGAGATCAAGGATCTGACACCGCCGAAAGAAATCTTGCATGCGATGCAGGCACAAATTACGGCCGAACGCGAAAAACGTGCGCTGATCGCTGCCTCGGAAGGGCGCAAACAGGAGCAAATCAATATCGCTTCCGGGGGGCGGGAAGCCGCGATCCAGAAATCCGAGGGTGAGCGCCAGGCGGCAATCAATCAGGCGCAGGGGCAGGCTTCAGCGATTCTGGCCGTGGCGGAAGCCAACGCCCAGGCCATTCAGAAGATTGCTGCCGCGATCCAGTCAACGGGCGGGATGGAAGCGGTCAACCTGAAGGTTGCGGAGCAATACGTGAGCGCCTTCGGCAATCTGGCGAAGCAGGGCACGACACTGATCGTTCCCGGTAACCTTGCGGATATGAGCACGATGATCGCGTCGGCGCTGACGATCGTGAACAAAAATAAAGGCGCTGATTTACCGCTTAACCGCTGA
- the smpB gene encoding SsrA-binding protein SmpB — translation MSITDNRKAFFDYFIEDRYEAGLVLEGWEVKALRAGRGQIKEGYVIIRNGELFLIGAHISPLLAASTHITPDPVRTRKLLLHNEEISKLIGKVERRGYTIVPLNFHYKGGLIKCEIGLAKGKKMHDKRETEKKRDWEREKARLMRSPS, via the coding sequence ATGAGCATCACCGACAACAGAAAAGCCTTCTTCGACTATTTCATCGAAGACCGCTACGAAGCAGGGCTTGTGCTCGAAGGGTGGGAGGTCAAAGCCCTACGCGCTGGGCGCGGCCAGATCAAGGAAGGCTACGTCATCATCCGCAATGGCGAGCTGTTCCTGATTGGCGCGCACATCAGCCCGCTGCTAGCCGCCTCCACCCACATCACGCCGGACCCGGTGCGCACGCGCAAGCTGCTGTTGCACAACGAAGAAATCAGCAAACTGATCGGCAAGGTCGAGCGGCGCGGCTACACCATCGTGCCGCTTAACTTTCATTACAAGGGTGGCCTGATCAAATGCGAAATTGGTCTCGCCAAGGGCAAAAAGATGCATGACAAACGCGAAACCGAGAAAAAACGCGACTGGGAGCGCGAAAAAGCACGGCTGATGCGCTCACCGTCCTGA
- a CDS encoding type II toxin-antitoxin system RatA family toxin has product MADVQKTVLIRHSAEQMFDLVTDVADYPNFLPWCGGVEIRRQDETGMEARIDINFKGIRQHFATRNTQQRPSRIDMEFTDGPFRKFTGYWCFTPLRADACKIEFALHYEFSSIILEKLIGPVFSHIANTFVESFVKRADQRYGKT; this is encoded by the coding sequence ATGGCGGATGTCCAAAAAACCGTACTGATTCGCCATTCGGCGGAGCAAATGTTCGACCTCGTCACGGATGTCGCCGATTACCCCAATTTCCTGCCCTGGTGCGGTGGCGTCGAAATCCGGCGCCAGGATGAAACCGGCATGGAGGCGAGGATCGATATCAATTTCAAGGGTATCCGGCAACATTTCGCCACTCGCAATACGCAGCAGCGCCCCAGCCGGATCGATATGGAGTTTACCGACGGCCCGTTTCGCAAGTTCACGGGTTACTGGTGTTTTACGCCGTTACGTGCGGATGCCTGCAAGATCGAGTTCGCGCTTCATTATGAATTTTCCAGCATTATTCTCGAAAAATTGATCGGGCCGGTGTTTAGCCACATCGCCAACACGTTTGTCGAGTCCTTCGTGAAGCGCGCTGACCAGCGCTATGGCAAGACATGA
- a CDS encoding RnfH family protein, producing MSTLLAIEVCYALPEQQTRIALMLPPGATLQQALDASGILQRHPGIDLEQQKVGVFGKLKPLDTVLSDHDRVEIYRPLKVDPKAARARRVDKTRKAGSTEGRRWRPRDPG from the coding sequence ATGAGCACGCTATTGGCCATCGAGGTTTGCTACGCGCTACCAGAGCAGCAAACGCGCATTGCGCTGATGCTGCCGCCCGGTGCAACGCTGCAACAGGCACTGGACGCGAGCGGAATCCTCCAGCGCCATCCCGGGATCGATCTTGAACAGCAAAAAGTGGGGGTTTTTGGCAAGCTCAAGCCACTTGATACCGTGCTGTCCGATCACGACAGGGTGGAAATTTACCGGCCGTTAAAAGTTGATCCGAAAGCCGCCCGTGCCCGCCGCGTGGATAAAACCCGCAAGGCGGGCTCTACCGAAGGCCGCCGCTGGCGGCCACGCGATCCGGGCTAG